In Pseudomonadota bacterium, the following proteins share a genomic window:
- a CDS encoding FAD-binding oxidoreductase — MQTKNELAKIVGKDYVSDSKTDCSKYSQDQSLLPPGMPEVVAWPGSSEEVGKVVAWCNENNIPVVPVSSKVHFHGCTIPKQGGVVVDLSRMNKILEIDTDNRLVRFEAGVTWEQLVTELAKKGLRPIMPLLPPGNRSPLTDTLEREVPTNVVYDYGEPMQSIEVVWPNGDLFRCGSASVNGFPESKSRGANPSGPGLDFYRFFQAAQGTMGIVTWASLKAESIPRIDKIYFAPVNDLSYAMEFLYRILPRRIGQECLLLNNVDLAAIAAGKGLGDFESLCAKLPPWTLILVISGLMRRPEEKIAYEENFLSQVLKNEFPKMGLVDNLPGFPGLGKQLLPMLRKPWPADVPYWKNTVRGGCQNLFFITKPNQVPMYMDIMETVAAGYGYPVADIGSYIQPIEHNRACQVEFSFFYDPEDENEKAFVADLYIDAANALLNEGAFFPRPYGALASIVYERAASYTMTLKRLKGVFDPNNIMNPGNLCF; from the coding sequence ATGCAAACCAAGAATGAACTTGCAAAAATTGTTGGCAAGGATTACGTGAGTGACAGCAAAACAGACTGCTCAAAGTATTCACAGGATCAGAGCCTTCTTCCTCCTGGAATGCCCGAAGTCGTGGCATGGCCGGGAAGCTCGGAAGAAGTAGGGAAAGTTGTTGCATGGTGCAATGAAAACAATATCCCTGTGGTTCCTGTAAGCTCAAAGGTACACTTTCACGGATGCACAATACCCAAACAGGGCGGTGTCGTAGTCGATCTATCAAGGATGAACAAGATTCTGGAAATAGATACAGATAACCGCTTGGTAAGATTTGAAGCAGGTGTAACATGGGAACAACTTGTGACAGAACTGGCAAAGAAAGGTTTAAGGCCGATTATGCCGCTGCTTCCACCGGGAAACCGCTCTCCCCTCACTGATACACTTGAGCGGGAAGTTCCGACAAATGTAGTTTATGATTACGGCGAACCAATGCAATCCATTGAAGTTGTCTGGCCGAATGGCGACTTATTCAGATGCGGTTCCGCAAGTGTTAATGGTTTTCCTGAATCCAAATCAAGAGGAGCAAACCCGTCAGGACCCGGTCTTGATTTTTACCGGTTTTTCCAGGCTGCACAGGGCACAATGGGCATCGTTACATGGGCAAGCTTAAAGGCTGAGTCAATTCCCAGGATAGACAAAATCTATTTTGCCCCTGTTAATGACTTGTCTTATGCAATGGAGTTTCTCTACCGGATCCTGCCTCGCAGAATAGGCCAGGAATGCCTCCTTCTCAATAATGTGGATCTTGCTGCAATAGCTGCAGGCAAAGGACTTGGAGACTTTGAAAGCCTCTGTGCCAAGTTACCCCCCTGGACATTGATACTGGTTATAAGCGGCTTAATGAGAAGACCGGAAGAAAAGATAGCCTATGAGGAAAATTTTCTTTCACAGGTTTTGAAAAATGAATTTCCGAAAATGGGTCTGGTAGACAACCTCCCCGGTTTCCCCGGCCTTGGAAAACAGCTTCTCCCTATGTTGAGAAAACCGTGGCCCGCAGACGTTCCTTATTGGAAAAACACCGTCAGAGGCGGGTGCCAGAACCTCTTCTTTATTACCAAACCGAATCAGGTTCCGATGTACATGGATATTATGGAAACAGTAGCTGCCGGATATGGCTATCCTGTAGCTGATATCGGAAGCTATATACAGCCTATAGAGCATAACCGTGCATGCCAGGTCGAATTCAGCTTCTTCTATGACCCTGAAGACGAAAACGAAAAAGCTTTCGTAGCTGATCTTTATATTGACGCTGCAAACGCCCTGTTGAATGAAGGGGCTTTCTTTCCAAGGCCATATGGAGCTCTTGCCTCAATAGTGTATGAGCGCGCTGCCAGCTATACCATGACACTGAAGCGGTTAAAAGGGGTATTTGACCCGAACAATATTATGAACCCCGGCAATTTGTGCTTCTAA
- a CDS encoding (Fe-S)-binding protein: MRKDEMYDTPKTKVALDVNDLNNFVYDMDHCIKCKGCYWVEHTYMPGVNFSTRCPSNLWNDFDSYGAFGKMRIGLAVNEGKLKWTDKLLEIIYADPLCGACDVGCKRNLDLEVELTLEALRVKAVKDGAGPMPAHKKIAKNIASKHNQFGSIAENRNKWIAKDIKVAEKADMLYFAGCSASYANQNIAKATAKILNASGSKFMLMKDEWCCGNTLYSVGMIDDARELAKRNIDAVKASGAKTLVTSCAECYRMWKVDYPKMLNIATSDLGFKVVHLIEVADEAIKNGRLKLTKPVDVRFTYHDACGVSRLSDPWTPWSGERGWMGMVSPALKRRRGATGLYTQSRNILNAIPGAKFVEMPRIRENAFCCSAGRGTKEAFPDLAKFAANHRLDEVKSVSAEVLVSACPWCKSNFSEAAEENGDNVKVMDITEIILAAAEI; encoded by the coding sequence ATGCGAAAAGATGAAATGTATGATACACCAAAAACTAAAGTAGCTTTAGATGTAAACGATTTAAACAATTTTGTCTATGACATGGACCATTGCATTAAGTGCAAGGGATGTTATTGGGTTGAACATACCTATATGCCGGGTGTAAATTTTTCCACAAGGTGCCCGAGCAATCTCTGGAACGATTTCGATTCCTATGGTGCCTTCGGGAAGATGAGAATAGGCCTGGCTGTTAACGAAGGAAAGCTGAAATGGACCGACAAGCTCCTTGAAATCATTTACGCCGACCCGCTGTGCGGCGCCTGTGATGTGGGATGCAAGCGTAATCTTGACCTTGAAGTAGAACTGACACTCGAAGCTTTAAGGGTTAAAGCCGTAAAGGATGGAGCAGGCCCTATGCCGGCCCATAAGAAGATTGCAAAAAATATTGCCTCAAAACATAATCAGTTCGGTTCAATAGCTGAAAATAGAAATAAATGGATCGCAAAAGACATTAAAGTTGCTGAGAAGGCAGATATGTTGTACTTTGCAGGCTGCTCCGCCTCTTATGCAAATCAGAATATTGCAAAGGCAACAGCAAAGATATTGAATGCTTCAGGCAGCAAGTTCATGCTTATGAAGGATGAATGGTGCTGCGGAAATACCCTCTATTCAGTCGGCATGATTGACGATGCAAGAGAGCTTGCGAAACGCAACATAGATGCGGTAAAGGCATCAGGCGCAAAGACTTTGGTAACAAGCTGCGCCGAATGTTATCGCATGTGGAAGGTCGATTATCCAAAGATGTTGAATATTGCTACATCAGACCTTGGCTTCAAGGTGGTACATTTGATTGAGGTTGCCGATGAGGCAATTAAAAACGGCAGACTCAAATTGACGAAGCCTGTTGATGTTCGTTTTACCTACCACGATGCATGCGGTGTAAGCCGGCTTTCAGACCCCTGGACACCATGGAGCGGAGAGCGCGGATGGATGGGTATGGTAAGCCCCGCACTTAAAAGAAGACGCGGGGCAACAGGATTATACACCCAGTCAAGAAACATATTAAATGCCATCCCCGGTGCCAAGTTTGTTGAAATGCCGAGAATAAGAGAAAACGCATTTTGCTGCAGTGCCGGCAGAGGTACAAAAGAGGCATTTCCGGACCTTGCAAAGTTTGCGGCAAATCACAGGCTTGATGAAGTAAAATCAGTGAGCGCTGAAGTTCTCGTATCTGCTTGCCCCTGGTGTAAAAGCAATTTCAGTGAGGCAGCTGAAGAAAACGGGGACAATGTGAAGGTGATGGATATTACTGAAATTATCCTTGCTGCAGCGGAAATATAA